The following are from one region of the Brienomyrus brachyistius isolate T26 unplaced genomic scaffold, BBRACH_0.4 scaffold59, whole genome shotgun sequence genome:
- the akap1b gene encoding A kinase (PRKA) anchor protein 1b — MPFRFRSLVPYTVPGVLALLGGWWWYTSRKKGRLAGHEGAEGMTVDLHVSPSEGSNGLMEKHCSTAVAGAPCRSDRDGQKVKGEKPAEQQVLAQVHVPAAAKPPSPAQSTEAADSCAAAASPQLDDATDRENGSVVAVMVTAVAALPPKAEEETRGSKGPEEDAASVQTSSPAPCGKPVPGTAEGAVAAELPNLVRPEPEGEVADDKTTVPFVESIQPDAVKEDLPVAEEQACGSSRQDVLCSEPVAEALSPPPWHAQPPSLSAPGAEEPQENGLHAEDIESLAAGLVTGVISAAAREVLAEGERDEASGGPLEPSNSTPVTNGRPFMAQEAMRDAALTPVETLHPSLGERSAASRAEVVTGEGALAGLLPQEEGGTAAAATEVNGCLAWQTPENDHIWMRAENGPESICPAQIQEATPPSLAKLQAEEAIALAEDSGCSTCQSEDGIGGEDVLHGAGSVCAGPNRKEDPRHLSGACGWVPERVAPHPFVHEEKSLNDTVLRNGSHVIETEADQSGGSDVNSMDSVDSGCTLGLADGHRGSGSQPPHSQTTELIIWEIEVPKHLVGRLIGKQGRYVSFLKQTSGAKIYISTLPYTQDFQICHIEGTQQQVDKALTLIGKKFKDLDLTNLYAPPPLPLGLPSLPMTSWLMLPNGVTVEVIVVNIVSAGHIFVQQHTHPTYHALRSLDQQMFLCYSQPGTPTLPSPVEVGVICAAPAGEGAWWRAQVIAYCKDSNEVEIRYVDYGGYDRVKVDTLRQIRSDFVTLPFQGTEVLLDNLAPLPGADRFSAEASTALEEITRGVALLAQVTSYDSTTGLPLIQMWNMVGDELVSVNRTLIERGLGTWLDGF; from the exons ATGCCATTCAGGTTTCGCTCCTTAGTCCCGTACACCGTGCCCGGTGTGCTGGCACTCTTAGGAGGATGGTGGTGGTACACTTCCCGAAAGAAAGGCCGACTTGCTGGTCATGAGGGCGCAGAGGGGATGACTGTGGACCTACACGTCTCCCCCAGCGAAGGCAGTAACGGCCTGATGGAAAAGCATTGCTCCACAGCCGTAgctggtgccccctgcaggtctgaCAGAGACGGACAGAAAGTTAAGGGGGAGAAACCGGCGGAGCAACAGGTGTTGGCGCAGGTACATGTGCCGGCGGCGGCTAAGCCGCCCAGCCCAGCTCAGTCTACGGAGGCTGCGGACAGTTGCGCTGCTGCAGCCAGCCCGCAGCTCGACGATGCGACTGACCGGGAAAACGGCAGCGTGGTTGCCGTGATGGTGACGGCCGTAGCCGCGCTTCCGCCGAAGGCAGAGGAAGAGACCCGGGGATCCAAGGGACCAGAGGAGGACGCAGCGAGCGTCCAGACAAGCAGCCCAGCTCCCTGTGGGAAGCCTGTTCCCGGCACAGCGGAAGGGGCGGTGGCAGCAGAGCTGCCCAACTTGGTGCGACCGGAACCAGAGGGTGAGGTGGCAGATGACAAAACCACAGTGCCTTTTGTGGAGAGCATACAGCCGGACGCGGTCAAAGAGGACTTGCCCGTGGCCGAAGAGCAGGCCTGCGGGTCGAGCCGGCAGGACGTGCTCTGCTCTGAGCCCGTTGCAGAGGCCCTAAGTCCCCCCCCCTGGCACGCCCAACCACCCTCCCTCTCTGCGCCGGGCGCCGAGGAGCCTCAGGAGAACGGGCTACACGCTGAAGATATCGAGAGCCTGGCAGCGGGCCTGGTCACCGGCGTCATCTCTGCAGCCGCCCGAGAGGTGCTCGCAGAGGGAGAACGGGATGAGGCTTCTGGTGGGCCGTTGGAGCCCAGCAACAGCACCCCAGTGACCAACGGCCGCCCGTTCATGGCTCAGGAGGCCATGAGGGACGCCGCCTTGACACCCGTCGAGACTCTCCACCCATCTCTAGGGGAGCGCTCTGCCGCAAGCCGCGCGGAGGTGGTAACTGGCGAGGGCGCCCTGGCAGGGCTGCTGCCACAGGAGGAGGGCGGCACCGCCGCCGCTGCCACGGAGGTGAACGGCTGCCTAGCGTGGCAGACGCCTGAGAATGACCATATCTGGATGAGAGCGGAAAACGGACCAGAAAGCATCTGTCCCGCCCAAATTCAAGAGGCTACGCCCCCCAGCCTAGCCAAGCTCCAGGCGGAGGAGGCCATCGCCCTGGCGGAGGATTCCGGTTGCAGCACCTGCCAGTCGGAAGACGGCATAGGCGGCGAGGACGTCTTGCACGGTGCGGGGTCCGTCTGTGCGGGTCCCAACAGAAAGGAGGACCCGAGGCATCTTTCAGGTGCATGTGGGTGGGTCCCAGAAAGGGTGGCCCCTCATCCCTTTGTGCATGAGGAGAAGAGCCTGAATGATACCGTCCTGCGGAATGGGAGTCATGTGATCGAGACAGAGGCGGACCAATCGGGTG GTTCAGACGTGAACAGTATGGACTCGGTGGACAGTGGCTGTACGCTGGGGTTGGCAGACGGGCACCGTGGTTCAGGGAGCCAGCCCCCCCACTCGCAGACCACAGAGCTCATCATCTGGGAGATCGAGGTGCCGAAG CACCTTGTTGGCCGATTAATCGGAAAGCAGGGGAGATACGTGAGCTTCCTGAAGCAGACCTCCGGCGCAAAGATCTACATTTCCACATTGCCTTACACTCAGGATTTTCAGATCTGCCACATAGAGG GCACGCAGCAGCAGGTGGACAAAGCCCTCACACTGATTGGCAAGAAGTTCAAAGACCTGGACCTGACCAACCTGTACGCCCCTCCCCCGCTGCCTCTCGGCTTGCCCTCGTTGCCCATGACGTCCTGG CTCATGCTTCCTAACGGGGTGACGGTGGAGGTCATCGTCGTCAACATCGTGTCGGCGGGCCACATCTTCGTGCAGCAGCACACGCACCCCACGTACCACGCCCTGCGGAGCCTCGACCAGCAGATGTTCCTATGCTACTCGCAACCCGGCACCCCCACTCTCCCATCCCCGGTAGAAG TGGGTGTCATATGCGCCGCTCCCGCTGGGGAAGGAGCGTGGTGGAGAGCACAAGTCATCGCCTACTGCAAGGACTCCAACGAAGTGGAGATCCGATACGTCGACTATGGAGGCTATGACCGGGTCAAGGTTGACACCCTTCGGCAGATAAG ATCGGACTTTGTAACATTACCGTTCCAAGGGACCGAAGTTTTATTGGACAACCTGGCGCCCCTCCCAG GAGCGGATCGATTTTCAGCAGAGGCCAGCACAGCATTGGAGGAGATCACCAGGGGTGTAGCGTTACTGGCACAG GTAACAAGCTACGACAGCACCACCGGCCTGCCTTTAATTCAGATGTGGAACATGGTCGGAGATGAG CTGGTGTCAGTGAACCGTACACTCATAGAACGAGGACTTGGCACTTGGCTGGACGGCTTCtga